Proteins co-encoded in one Arachis hypogaea cultivar Tifrunner chromosome 11, arahy.Tifrunner.gnm2.J5K5, whole genome shotgun sequence genomic window:
- the LOC112720668 gene encoding uncharacterized protein, translated as MERVSDKNPPQPPRSREFLETVEEITRIYRSLPPRPSIEELEAATSALETVNSEEQSKLNEISKQQPPRGIPDDLFSVLMDLKKSVVVFQSHQQRKEALHVIDMEKMFQNFGDLIQRASELVSGGGGGGGGDGVGTEIDEVAGERLVVMKKIEEAEEEEEDEEARKNVLKKSSSAKKLFSQGTGSSEKLSIMKVATVIETCAKNGDTKLELKGKLEEQMEWLPLSIGKLSHVTEIDLSENRIMALPTTIVGLKALTKLNLSSNQLINLPQSFGELINLVELNLRCNKMKTLPASFGNLKNLAELDLSLNEFSVLPETIGGLSSLRRLNVETNELEELPYTIGNCSMLSILNLDFNQLKAIPEAIGKLGSLEILTLHYNRVKRLPSTIGNLMNLKELDVSFNELEFIPENLCLAVNLRKLNVGKNFADLRALPETIGNLEKLEELEISDDQIRALPESFRLLSNLRVFRADETPLVVPPREVIKLGAQEVVQYMANFVAERDAKFVSSKNKNKRKSIRFWLCFGFCFEE; from the exons ATGGAACGTGTCAGTGATAAAAATCCTCCACAACCACCACGTTCTCGTGAGTTTCTTGAAACAGTTGAAGAGATCACCCGAATCTACCGGTCACTGCCACCTCGACCTTCCATAGAGGAACTTGAAGCTGCCACGTCAGCCTTGGAAACCGTGAACAGCGAGGAGCAATCGAAGCTCAACGAAATCTCGAAGCAACAGCCGCCACGTGGCATCCCCGATGACCTGTTCTCTGTTCTGATGGATCTCAAGAAGAGCGTGGTGGTTTTCCAGAGCCACCAGCAGAGGAAAGAGGCGCTTCATGTTATTGACATGGAGAAGATGTTTCAAAACTTCGGTGACCTTATTCAGAGAGCGTCTGAGTTGGTCTCCGGcggtggcggcggcggcggcggtgaCGGTGTTGGCACTGAGATTGATGAGGTTGCTGGTGAGAGGTTGGTGGTGATGAAGAAGATAGAGGAAgcggaagaggaagaggaggatgaAGAGGCACGAAAGAATGTTTTGAAGAAGAGTTCATCGGCGAAGAAGTTGTTCTCTCAAG GCACTGGAAGCTCTGAGAAATTAAGTATCATGAAAGTCGCTACTGTTATTGAAACTTGTGCTAAAAATGGAGACACAAAGCTTGAGCTTAAAGGGAAATTGGAGGAACAAATGGAATGGTTACCCCTTTCAATTGGGAAACTATCTCATGTAACTGAAATAGACCTATCCGAAAACAGAATCATGGCTCTTCCAACAACAATTGTGGGTCTCAAGGCCTTAACAAAGCTAAATCTTTCCTCCAACCAGCTCATAAACCTTCCCCAATCATTTGGCGAATTGATTAACCTTGTCGAGCTCAACCTCCGCTGCAACAAAATGAAGACCCTCCCAGCTTCGTTTGGTAACTTGAAAAATCTCGCTGAACTCGACTTGAGTTTGAATGAGTTCTCAGTTTTGCCAGAGACGATCGGGGGTTTAAGCAGCCTTAGGAGGCTGAATGTCGAGACAAATGAACTTGAGGAGCTGCCATACACAATTGGAAACTGTTCAATGCTATCTATTTTGAACTTAGATTTCAATCAGCTAAAGGCCATTCCCGAGGCAATAGGGAAGCTTGGGAGCTTGGAGATTCTCACTTTGCACTATAACAGAGTTAAAAGGTTGCCTTCTACAATAGGTAATCTAATGAACTTGAAGGAACTTGATGTTAGCTTCAATGAACTTGAATTCATACCTGAAAACCTGTGTTTGGCCGTAAATTTGAGGAAACTAAATGTTGGAAAGAACTTCGCGGACCTACGAGCCTTGCCGGAAACAATTGGAAATCTCGAGAAGCTCGAGGAGTTGGAGATAAGTGACGATCAAATAAGAGCTTTGCCCGAATCTTTCAGGCTCTTGTCTAATTTGAGAGTTTTCCGTGCCGATGAGACTCCTCTTGTGGTTCCCCCAAGAGAAGTGATTAAGTTGGGTGCTCag GAAGTTGTGCAATACATGGCTAATTTTGTCGCTGAGAGGGATGCAAAATTTGTGTCatcaaaaaataagaataaaaggaagAGTATTCGATTCTGGCTTTGCTTCGGATTCTGTTTTGAGGAGTGA